In Chitinophaga varians, the following are encoded in one genomic region:
- a CDS encoding efflux RND transporter periplasmic adaptor subunit → MKPASKFALIFLSVGVSAMALQSCSSTEAKDDKEHKEGAAAAAPALEAFTLQQGQLSTSIKIPGELVAFQRVDLYAKVSSFVKKLYVDVGSEVKAGQLLVTMEAPELNSQLSGAESRLKSQEAIYLSSKATYDRLLETSKTPGTVSQNDLDIAYAKQKSDLAQLDAAKASYREVGDTRNYLEIRAPFSGVISRRNVSAGAYVGPAGKGSDLPIFTLQEQKKLRLVVSIPEAYNSYLNDNSEVKFTTKSMLNQTFTAKVSRLSGALDERLRSQSIEMDVINDNKQLLPGMVAEVSIPLTGNHAGAFVVPSKAVLNSTQGVFVIKVIDGKAHWVPVKTGRKTDDQTEVFGDLALNDTLIKVASEEIRDSSAIKHVNVAGAK, encoded by the coding sequence ATGAAACCAGCATCAAAATTTGCCCTCATATTTTTATCAGTTGGTGTGTCTGCCATGGCCCTGCAGAGCTGTAGCTCCACAGAAGCTAAGGACGACAAAGAGCATAAGGAAGGCGCAGCAGCTGCTGCGCCCGCTCTGGAAGCTTTTACCCTTCAACAGGGACAACTGTCTACTTCCATAAAAATTCCCGGTGAATTGGTGGCTTTTCAACGGGTAGACCTATACGCTAAGGTGAGCAGCTTTGTTAAAAAGCTGTACGTGGACGTGGGCAGCGAAGTGAAAGCCGGCCAGCTGCTGGTGACCATGGAAGCACCGGAACTGAACTCACAGTTGTCCGGCGCCGAATCCCGCCTCAAATCCCAGGAAGCGATTTACCTCTCCAGCAAAGCTACCTATGACCGCTTGCTGGAAACCAGCAAAACACCCGGCACCGTGTCCCAGAACGATCTGGACATCGCCTACGCCAAACAGAAGTCAGACCTGGCCCAGCTGGATGCTGCCAAAGCGTCTTACCGCGAAGTAGGGGATACCCGCAACTACCTCGAAATACGCGCGCCCTTCAGTGGCGTGATCAGCCGCAGGAATGTGAGCGCAGGCGCCTATGTAGGCCCTGCCGGTAAAGGCTCCGACCTGCCTATCTTCACCCTGCAGGAACAGAAAAAACTGCGTCTGGTAGTAAGTATCCCCGAAGCATATAACAGTTATCTGAACGATAACAGCGAAGTGAAATTCACCACCAAGTCCATGCTCAACCAGACATTTACTGCCAAAGTAAGCAGGTTGTCCGGCGCACTCGACGAGCGGCTGCGTTCCCAAAGCATCGAAATGGACGTGATCAATGATAACAAACAACTGCTGCCGGGTATGGTGGCCGAAGTATCCATTCCGCTCACCGGCAACCATGCAGGCGCCTTTGTGGTGCCGTCCAAAGCGGTGCTCAACTCCACACAAGGCGTGTTTGTGATCAAGGTGATTGACGGCAAAGCCCACTGGGTACCGGTAAAAACCGGCCGTAAAACAGATGACCAGACAGAAGTATTCGGCGATCTCGCACTGAATGATACCCTTATCAAAGTAGCCAGTGAGGAAATAAGAGACAGCTCGGCGATCAAACACGTAAACGTGGCAGGCGCTAAGTAA
- a CDS encoding MarR family winged helix-turn-helix transcriptional regulator, which translates to MNLVNELEELALATRLKRLSERLSQDISRIYKESGLDFEARWFLILELLVRQKQLSVTEISEALQLTHPAVVQFVDQLLAQGLIKTTADSRDKRRRLISLSAAGKQMHRKISPLLNVIREENRKWLEQASASLLTVMGELERALDEKSMYKRVKISLLEQSDE; encoded by the coding sequence ATGAATCTGGTAAATGAACTGGAAGAACTGGCGCTGGCCACACGGCTTAAAAGGCTCAGCGAGCGCCTGTCCCAGGATATAAGCAGGATATATAAGGAGTCCGGACTGGACTTTGAAGCGCGGTGGTTCCTGATACTGGAACTACTGGTGCGGCAGAAGCAGTTGAGCGTCACTGAAATATCCGAAGCCTTGCAGCTAACCCACCCTGCCGTAGTGCAGTTTGTAGATCAGTTGCTGGCGCAGGGACTGATCAAAACCACCGCCGACAGCCGGGACAAACGCCGCCGGTTGATATCGTTGTCGGCCGCCGGTAAGCAGATGCACCGGAAGATCAGTCCACTGCTGAACGTTATCCGGGAAGAAAACCGGAAGTGGCTGGAGCAGGCCAGCGCCAGTTTACTCACGGTAATGGGTGAACTGGAGCGTGCGCTCGATGAAAAAAGTATGTACAAGCGGGTGAAGATCAGTCTGCTGGAACAGTCTGACGAGTAG
- a CDS encoding TonB-dependent receptor domain-containing protein, with protein MRLSYLFTFIFFIYVTTYTNKTFGQAGGVFYSIKGTFATTDNTPARDVVVQLLQAADKKLVKLEYTDAQGAFSFDHLPEGQYLIATQSMAYTPWLSATVTLNKNTLLGTIRLQTTTTTLREANVTAAKPFIQQQYDKTTLNVAGSISAAGSTALEVLEKAPGITIDQNDNIAMRGRQGVLVMMDGKLVPMSGQELANLLRNLSANQIEKIDLITNPSAQYDAAGNAGIIDIRLRKGHQSGTNGNVSLSYGQGVYPKINPSVNFNSKMKKVNLFGSYNYNYRQFMNDLTIERQFYDAAGHYTGGINYDNFFRLGFNTHNARLGADYNITPDITVGVVANGIFNKGNITSDSRAESFDIQQQKTGSFTTIGDNHPQRNNGSINLNYKHRLDSSGKELSVDLDYARFSNDELQNYRTSYFDLQQGQSKPDYRLFGNLSGELSIKSVKADYTQPLKSLDARLDAGIKSSWVKADNDVRFFDRSSGTDILDTGKSNRFVYDENINAAYLNASKKWARLSIQLGLRVENTIAKGLQVTNKENFDRNYTQFFPSGYVGYAFNKTHDLGISLSRRINRPSYRELNPFKVFLDPLTYSTGNPYLKPEITNSFELTHTFKEKYITKLGFSTTTDNILEVLSPDKEPNSVIQTGHNLARYNYYNISFSVPFTVGRWWNSTNEALAYYGEYKGDLANTHLNASRVSFNLNSINSITISPNTTMELTATYNSRTYYGFLDVKGVWFMGIGAQRQLWNKKASVKLNLSDVFFTNYTNAVTRLTGYGETFFQRRDSRVFTITFNYKFGGNGSGGGNKKAGGAEEEKRRAG; from the coding sequence ATGAGACTGTCATATTTGTTTACTTTTATCTTTTTCATTTACGTTACTACTTACACAAATAAAACATTCGGCCAGGCTGGCGGCGTATTTTACAGTATTAAAGGCACCTTCGCCACGACGGACAATACTCCCGCACGGGATGTGGTGGTACAACTGTTGCAGGCAGCAGACAAGAAGCTGGTCAAGCTGGAATACACCGACGCACAGGGAGCCTTCTCCTTCGATCATCTGCCCGAAGGGCAATACCTGATAGCCACCCAGAGCATGGCCTATACACCCTGGCTGTCGGCCACTGTTACACTCAACAAAAACACACTACTCGGCACAATTCGGCTTCAGACCACTACCACCACGCTGCGCGAAGCCAATGTGACGGCCGCCAAACCATTCATACAGCAACAGTATGACAAAACCACCCTTAACGTGGCCGGCTCCATATCCGCCGCCGGCAGTACCGCGCTGGAAGTATTGGAAAAAGCGCCCGGCATCACGATAGATCAGAATGATAATATCGCGATGCGTGGCAGACAAGGCGTGCTGGTAATGATGGACGGCAAACTGGTGCCCATGTCGGGGCAGGAACTGGCCAACCTGTTGCGCAACCTGTCGGCCAACCAGATAGAAAAAATAGACCTGATCACCAATCCATCCGCCCAATATGACGCTGCCGGCAACGCCGGTATCATTGACATACGGCTTCGCAAAGGCCACCAAAGCGGCACTAACGGTAACGTATCCCTCAGCTACGGACAAGGTGTGTACCCTAAAATAAATCCTTCTGTCAACTTCAACAGCAAGATGAAAAAGGTCAACCTGTTCGGTTCCTATAACTACAACTACCGGCAGTTTATGAATGACCTCACCATCGAACGGCAGTTTTATGATGCCGCCGGCCATTACACAGGCGGCATCAACTACGACAACTTTTTCCGGCTTGGCTTTAACACCCACAATGCCAGGCTCGGCGCAGACTATAACATCACACCGGACATCACCGTCGGCGTAGTGGCCAACGGCATCTTTAACAAAGGCAACATCACGTCCGACAGCAGGGCGGAATCCTTCGACATACAACAACAAAAAACCGGTTCATTCACTACCATCGGAGATAACCATCCACAAAGAAACAACGGAAGCATCAACCTGAATTATAAACACCGGCTGGACAGCAGCGGAAAAGAGTTGTCCGTAGATCTCGACTACGCGCGTTTCAGCAACGATGAACTGCAAAATTACCGGACGTCTTACTTTGACCTGCAACAGGGGCAGTCGAAACCCGATTACCGGCTGTTCGGCAACCTCTCCGGAGAGCTCAGCATCAAGTCCGTCAAAGCAGATTATACCCAACCCCTGAAAAGCCTAGACGCGCGGCTGGACGCCGGTATTAAAAGCAGTTGGGTTAAAGCGGACAATGATGTGCGTTTTTTTGACCGGAGCAGCGGAACAGACATACTGGACACCGGTAAAAGCAACCGGTTTGTATATGATGAAAACATCAATGCCGCCTATCTCAATGCTTCCAAAAAGTGGGCGCGTCTGAGCATACAGCTGGGCCTTCGCGTGGAAAACACGATCGCCAAAGGATTACAGGTCACCAATAAGGAAAACTTTGACCGCAACTATACGCAGTTCTTCCCCAGCGGGTACGTTGGTTATGCGTTCAACAAAACACATGATCTCGGCATATCACTCAGCCGTCGCATCAACCGGCCTTCCTATCGTGAGCTGAACCCGTTCAAAGTGTTCCTTGATCCGCTGACCTATTCTACCGGTAACCCCTATCTGAAACCGGAGATCACCAACTCCTTCGAGCTGACACATACCTTCAAAGAGAAATACATCACCAAACTGGGCTTTAGTACCACCACCGATAATATCCTGGAGGTACTGTCTCCCGACAAAGAGCCCAACAGCGTTATTCAAACCGGTCATAACCTCGCCCGGTACAATTATTACAATATAAGTTTCAGTGTACCCTTCACCGTTGGACGGTGGTGGAACAGCACCAACGAAGCACTGGCCTACTATGGCGAATACAAAGGCGATCTGGCCAACACCCATCTGAATGCCAGCAGGGTTTCCTTTAACCTCAACAGCATCAACAGTATCACCATCAGTCCCAATACCACGATGGAACTGACCGCCACCTATAACAGCCGCACCTATTATGGTTTCCTGGACGTGAAAGGCGTATGGTTTATGGGCATCGGCGCACAACGGCAGTTATGGAACAAAAAAGCATCGGTGAAACTGAACCTTTCCGACGTGTTCTTTACCAACTACACCAACGCCGTCACCCGGTTGACCGGCTACGGTGAAACCTTCTTCCAGCGCAGGGACAGCAGGGTATTCACCATAACGTTCAACTACAAATTCGGCGGTAATGGTTCCGGCGGCGGTAATAAAAAGGCCGGTGGCGCCGAAGAGGAAAAACGCCGGGCCGGATAA
- a CDS encoding nuclear transport factor 2 family protein has translation MRYLYLTLPALFVVNALQAQSETSGVKQTIDKMFTAMHNSDSVALRECFSPTAVFQTIDEHKGGTTVKNVSVERFASIIAGTPKGDLDERITYGAIQTDDHLASVWTPYRFYHQGKFHHCGVNSFQLVKLGKEWKIQYVIDTRRKDNCVEDNATPPPAQ, from the coding sequence ATGCGCTATCTGTACCTGACCCTGCCAGCCCTTTTTGTTGTTAACGCCTTGCAGGCCCAATCTGAAACTTCCGGGGTGAAACAAACCATCGATAAGATGTTTACCGCCATGCATAACAGCGACAGCGTGGCGCTCCGCGAGTGTTTTTCCCCTACTGCCGTGTTTCAGACCATTGATGAGCATAAAGGCGGCACTACGGTAAAGAATGTATCAGTAGAACGTTTTGCCAGCATCATTGCGGGTACGCCCAAGGGCGACCTCGACGAGCGTATCACCTATGGCGCTATACAGACAGATGACCACCTGGCTTCCGTATGGACGCCCTATCGCTTCTATCACCAGGGCAAGTTCCATCATTGTGGCGTCAACTCCTTTCAGCTGGTGAAGCTGGGGAAAGAATGGAAAATCCAGTATGTAATTGATACCCGCCGCAAGGATAACTGTGTGGAAGACAATGCCACCCCTCCCCCTGCACAATAG
- a CDS encoding LysR family transcriptional regulator yields MITTNDLQLVSHIVAEGSLTRAAGKMYLTQSALSHQLKDLEKRTGLPMFERVNKKLLLTAAGRRVMESATNILPQLTRLQEDIQAYRKGKLQTLRISTECYTCYHWLPRVITELKSKHPHVEISIVAAATQKPLNYLLNGELDVAIISDNAAPAGVHTHTLFHDEVVVVLPRNHPFVGHKKSLTAEDFATEHLLSYDVAEEAGTHNMMRDFFRESRPKAITRLQLTEAIVEMIRAGMGIGIFATWAIAPYLQHRDLITLPLQTPMRKRTWRAACLDKNNPLIRQFVEHIRQYFKAADQKQSK; encoded by the coding sequence ATGATCACTACAAACGATCTTCAGCTGGTGTCCCATATCGTAGCAGAGGGTTCGCTTACCCGGGCGGCCGGGAAAATGTACCTGACACAGTCGGCCCTGAGCCATCAGTTGAAAGACCTGGAAAAAAGAACAGGCCTGCCGATGTTTGAGCGGGTCAACAAAAAGCTGTTGCTGACGGCTGCCGGTCGCAGGGTGATGGAGAGCGCCACCAATATACTGCCGCAGCTGACGCGCCTGCAGGAAGACATACAGGCTTATCGTAAAGGCAAATTACAGACATTACGTATCAGCACGGAATGTTACACCTGTTATCATTGGTTGCCGCGGGTGATCACCGAATTAAAATCGAAGCACCCGCATGTAGAGATCAGCATTGTGGCGGCAGCTACGCAGAAGCCGTTGAATTATCTGCTGAACGGGGAACTCGACGTGGCGATTATCAGTGACAACGCCGCTCCCGCCGGTGTACACACGCATACGCTTTTTCACGATGAAGTGGTGGTGGTGCTGCCGCGTAACCATCCGTTCGTTGGGCATAAAAAATCGCTGACGGCAGAAGACTTTGCCACAGAGCACCTGCTCTCCTATGATGTAGCAGAAGAAGCCGGCACCCATAATATGATGCGGGACTTTTTCCGGGAGTCGCGGCCTAAAGCCATCACCCGGCTGCAGCTCACCGAAGCTATTGTGGAGATGATCCGGGCAGGCATGGGGATTGGCATTTTTGCCACCTGGGCCATTGCGCCTTATCTGCAACACCGGGACCTTATTACCCTGCCTTTGCAAACGCCGATGCGCAAGCGGACCTGGAGAGCTGCTTGCCTGGACAAGAACAATCCGTTGATACGGCAGTTTGTGGAGCATATCCGGCAGTATTTCAAAGCCGCAGACCAGAAACAGTCCAAATAG
- a CDS encoding thioredoxin family protein, whose protein sequence is METAIKHFTGQQVEDAFELAKATQRPLLIDFWADGCKGCQRMDAVTYEDEQVRDYLEQHYVLVKFNVKEVTKAFATKYLTRALIWAPAFFMYAPDGNVLREATGYLPPHQLLPELTIGRALLAMRRGKPADGIPLLKGLVSEDLHPALHQEVLYWLGVAAFFAEGKSFDALVPYWRELRETYPGTIWAERADTFPA, encoded by the coding sequence ATGGAAACAGCTATCAAACATTTTACAGGGCAACAAGTGGAGGATGCATTTGAACTGGCCAAGGCCACACAGCGGCCATTGCTGATCGATTTCTGGGCAGACGGTTGTAAAGGGTGCCAGCGCATGGACGCGGTGACATACGAAGATGAACAGGTACGCGATTACCTGGAACAACATTACGTGCTGGTGAAATTCAATGTGAAGGAAGTGACCAAAGCATTCGCCACCAAATACCTGACGCGGGCGCTGATATGGGCACCCGCTTTTTTCATGTATGCACCGGATGGTAACGTGCTACGGGAAGCTACCGGATATTTGCCGCCACACCAGTTGCTGCCGGAACTGACGATCGGCAGGGCATTGCTGGCCATGCGCCGCGGCAAGCCGGCAGACGGTATCCCGCTGCTGAAAGGGCTGGTCTCTGAAGACCTGCACCCTGCGCTGCATCAGGAGGTATTGTACTGGCTGGGGGTGGCTGCCTTCTTTGCCGAAGGCAAATCGTTCGACGCGTTGGTACCCTATTGGCGTGAGTTACGGGAAACTTACCCAGGCACTATCTGGGCCGAACGGGCAGATACCTTCCCTGCATAA
- a CDS encoding tetratricopeptide repeat protein gives MVKRKIRKTVPLPNALENMLHELLQEAATLQATDIRLAADKTAAAWALVPAPRFNTNCTLMVLNDHLLRLLDAGRIQEASNIAGLWVADIESCTEPAHEPRPYILFAASLLYLRKPAEARTILRMVRNYGARKWDFKGLAPFYWDLFTNPQMPDAVVMERFQQEVLQPAQQYPAPEPFELHPFIIDHMQPLLQQGHSAFAAGNYEKAARAWIRALKQIPGPQTAFGQSLTLNAAIGDAFFLMRDYHQALPYLEAARANTAEDGQTNAFVLMRLGEVLLELEEHWDAREYLLRAHMLGGDKLFENEEQPYLDFLQSCLKPARR, from the coding sequence ATGGTTAAGAGAAAAATCAGAAAAACCGTACCATTGCCCAACGCACTGGAAAACATGTTGCATGAACTGCTCCAGGAAGCCGCCACACTGCAGGCCACAGATATCCGGCTGGCTGCCGACAAAACAGCCGCAGCATGGGCGTTGGTGCCAGCTCCCCGATTTAATACCAACTGTACCCTGATGGTGCTTAACGATCATCTGCTGCGTTTGCTGGATGCCGGCCGTATACAGGAGGCGAGCAATATCGCGGGGCTCTGGGTGGCGGACATAGAATCCTGCACGGAACCGGCGCATGAACCCAGGCCTTACATCCTGTTTGCCGCTTCTTTGCTTTATTTGCGCAAGCCAGCAGAAGCCAGGACCATACTGCGGATGGTCCGTAATTACGGCGCACGCAAATGGGACTTCAAAGGGCTGGCGCCATTTTACTGGGACCTTTTTACCAATCCGCAGATGCCGGATGCCGTGGTGATGGAACGTTTTCAACAGGAAGTATTGCAGCCTGCGCAGCAGTACCCCGCGCCGGAACCATTTGAACTGCATCCGTTCATTATAGATCATATGCAGCCGCTGCTTCAGCAGGGCCACAGCGCCTTTGCCGCCGGCAACTATGAAAAGGCCGCCCGCGCCTGGATAAGGGCACTGAAACAGATTCCTGGTCCGCAAACGGCATTTGGCCAGAGCCTTACTTTAAATGCCGCCATCGGTGATGCCTTTTTTCTGATGCGGGACTACCACCAGGCATTGCCCTATCTCGAAGCTGCCAGGGCCAATACCGCAGAAGACGGACAGACCAACGCCTTTGTACTGATGCGCCTTGGAGAGGTGCTGCTGGAGCTGGAAGAACACTGGGACGCCCGTGAATACCTGCTGCGCGCGCATATGCTCGGTGGGGACAAACTTTTTGAAAACGAGGAACAACCTTATCTGGATTTTCTGCAATCCTGCCTGAAACCAGCCCGAAGATGA
- a CDS encoding cytochrome P450, translating into MRSENPVVYDPEFVFYYGVKGAWQIFSHKEAKQALGDYNAFSNLFIPNLGQNIMGRNLNQSDPPDHKKLRSLVAKVFVPSVISKHADWIRQQCEEIIEPWLEKGEMDFIHDFAIALPNRVIAQLLGIPAEDHAQVHRWVTTIVTNVNTMEEMQASFAAQKQIADYLDKMIEMRRVEPKDDLISHLLQSEVNGERLNNEDLLGTVVGMFLAGFETTSSLLGNIAYTFSNHPEVLEHYLEHPEDFDNIINEVLRVLPSAKSMTRVAKHDLELGGQQIKKGDYLNIWLIAANHDPAVFPEPDKFDFRRPNHADSLSFGHGIHYCFGVPLAKMETEIALKVVFSRIRKLQIKEGARIEMTPSTIITGFTGLPVTFTAVGVYQ; encoded by the coding sequence ATGAGATCTGAAAACCCGGTCGTGTATGATCCGGAATTTGTTTTTTATTACGGCGTTAAAGGAGCATGGCAGATCTTTTCGCATAAAGAGGCCAAACAGGCGCTCGGCGATTACAACGCCTTCTCCAATTTGTTTATCCCTAACCTGGGACAGAATATCATGGGTAGAAACCTGAACCAGAGCGATCCTCCGGACCATAAGAAACTGCGTTCGCTCGTTGCGAAAGTGTTTGTGCCGTCCGTGATCTCCAAACATGCTGACTGGATCAGGCAACAGTGTGAAGAAATAATAGAACCATGGCTGGAAAAAGGGGAGATGGACTTTATCCATGATTTTGCCATCGCGCTGCCCAACCGTGTCATCGCTCAACTGCTGGGCATCCCGGCAGAAGACCATGCGCAGGTGCATCGCTGGGTAACTACCATTGTGACCAATGTAAACACCATGGAGGAAATGCAGGCTTCTTTCGCTGCACAGAAACAAATCGCGGACTATCTCGATAAGATGATAGAAATGCGCAGGGTAGAACCTAAAGATGATTTGATTTCTCACCTGTTGCAATCGGAAGTGAACGGAGAACGGCTCAACAACGAAGATCTGCTGGGCACGGTTGTAGGCATGTTCCTCGCGGGTTTTGAAACAACGTCTTCTTTACTGGGCAATATCGCTTATACTTTCTCCAATCATCCAGAGGTGCTGGAGCATTACCTGGAACACCCGGAAGATTTCGATAACATCATCAATGAAGTATTGCGGGTGTTGCCTTCCGCCAAATCCATGACCCGCGTTGCTAAGCACGACCTGGAGCTGGGCGGGCAGCAAATCAAAAAAGGAGACTACCTGAATATCTGGCTGATTGCGGCCAACCATGATCCGGCAGTGTTCCCTGAACCGGACAAGTTTGATTTCCGCCGGCCTAACCACGCAGACAGCCTGAGCTTCGGGCACGGCATCCATTATTGTTTTGGTGTGCCGCTGGCCAAGATGGAAACTGAAATTGCATTAAAGGTAGTGTTCTCCCGTATCAGGAAGCTCCAGATTAAAGAGGGGGCCCGGATTGAGATGACGCCAAGTACGATTATCACAGGCTTTACGGGATTACCGGTCACGTTTACAGCCGTGGGCGTATATCAGTAA
- a CDS encoding terpene synthase family protein: MNQTETAKIVIPRLYCPFPTSVSPYVELVASNTFEFLHKYQLLDSPEEERHFARYKMAWMTCRTMPEAGFELLCCIDNLYSWLFVLDEQLDHVTPSTAYIREENYLQQLIDGFSYVLKYKVSPVDNKFFHALADICVRLDALSRPSWQSQFLISVQATFEAAIWEAKNNKNRERHPTVAQYMHMRLFFSAANIGTDINELATGVWLPMYVLQHPDMVHLTSLARRVVCWANDLFSLRKELEHGDEHNLVMMLKHHHNTTLEEAVLMAASIHDDEIREFVSCRAAFPDFGEELNKRIQIYVDGLETMVAGFFYWSITDTPRYNPY, encoded by the coding sequence ATGAACCAAACCGAAACTGCTAAGATTGTCATTCCGAGGCTGTATTGCCCATTCCCTACCAGCGTTAGCCCATATGTGGAACTGGTAGCATCCAACACCTTTGAATTCCTGCACAAATACCAGCTGCTCGACAGTCCGGAGGAAGAGCGCCATTTCGCCCGGTACAAAATGGCCTGGATGACCTGCCGTACCATGCCCGAGGCAGGATTTGAATTGTTGTGCTGCATCGACAACCTTTATAGCTGGCTCTTCGTGCTTGACGAGCAGCTGGACCATGTTACACCGTCGACGGCCTACATCCGGGAAGAGAACTATCTGCAACAGCTGATAGACGGCTTCTCCTACGTGCTTAAATACAAGGTGTCCCCTGTTGACAACAAGTTTTTTCATGCGCTGGCAGACATCTGCGTGCGACTGGACGCACTGAGCAGGCCCAGCTGGCAGTCGCAGTTCCTGATCAGCGTACAAGCCACCTTCGAAGCTGCCATCTGGGAAGCCAAAAACAACAAAAACAGGGAAAGGCATCCTACTGTAGCACAGTACATGCATATGCGCCTGTTTTTCTCCGCGGCCAATATCGGCACCGATATCAATGAACTGGCCACGGGCGTATGGTTACCCATGTATGTGCTGCAACATCCGGACATGGTACATCTTACGTCGCTGGCCAGAAGAGTGGTATGCTGGGCCAACGACCTGTTCTCCCTCCGCAAGGAACTGGAGCATGGAGATGAGCATAACCTGGTGATGATGCTCAAACACCACCACAACACTACCCTTGAAGAGGCAGTGTTGATGGCGGCATCTATTCATGATGATGAAATCAGAGAGTTTGTATCCTGCAGGGCGGCATTTCCTGACTTTGGGGAAGAACTGAACAAAAGGATACAGATCTATGTGGATGGATTGGAAACGATGGTTGCCGGCTTCTTTTACTGGAGCATCACAGATACTCCGAGATATAACCCTTACTGA